One Campylobacter sp. RM16192 genomic region harbors:
- the nuoD gene encoding NADH dehydrogenase (quinone) subunit D: MQNPSKLRPFFENIEFEENNGKMILNFGPQHPSAHGQLKLVLELDGEKVVRAMPEIGFMHRGVEKMAENMTFQEFLPVTDRIDYIASSANNYALCAAVEKLCDIEVPRRAQIIRTMLLELNRISSHLLFLATHALDVGAMTVFLYAFREREYILDLIEKYCGARLTHSSIKIGGVFLDLPSGWTEELLAFCNKFPSDIATYEGLLSENRIWRMRLEGVGVLSREKALSWGCSGVMLRASGVEFDIRKAEPYLVYNEIDFEVPYSNTGDCYARYKLYMEEMRQSVKILLQCEKLYSTSGPEILANSPQFVSASKEQIMTQNYSLMQHFVLVTQGLKAKRGEIYHPTESPKGELGFYIYSTAESSPYRLKIRAPSFFHCALYEELLVGQYVADVVTIIGSSNIILGEIDR, encoded by the coding sequence ATGCAAAATCCTAGCAAACTTAGACCGTTTTTTGAAAATATAGAATTCGAAGAAAACAATGGAAAAATGATACTAAATTTCGGCCCTCAGCACCCTTCTGCGCACGGGCAACTAAAGCTAGTGCTTGAGCTTGACGGTGAAAAGGTTGTGCGCGCTATGCCTGAGATTGGCTTCATGCATAGAGGCGTTGAAAAGATGGCTGAAAATATGACCTTTCAAGAGTTTTTGCCGGTAACTGATAGAATTGATTATATAGCTTCAAGTGCTAATAACTATGCCTTGTGCGCGGCGGTTGAGAAGCTTTGTGATATCGAGGTTCCAAGAAGAGCTCAGATAATAAGAACTATGCTTTTGGAGTTAAACCGTATAAGCTCGCATCTTTTATTTTTAGCCACCCACGCACTTGATGTAGGCGCAATGACCGTATTTTTATACGCCTTTAGAGAGCGTGAATATATTTTAGATTTGATTGAAAAATATTGTGGCGCCAGACTTACGCACTCAAGCATTAAGATAGGCGGAGTATTTCTTGATCTACCTAGCGGCTGGACTGAGGAACTGCTGGCGTTTTGTAATAAATTTCCAAGCGATATAGCCACTTATGAGGGACTTTTAAGCGAGAATAGAATTTGGCGTATGAGACTTGAGGGAGTTGGTGTTTTAAGCCGTGAAAAGGCTCTTAGCTGGGGATGTTCAGGAGTTATGCTAAGAGCTAGCGGTGTAGAATTTGATATTAGAAAGGCTGAGCCGTATTTGGTATATAACGAGATTGATTTTGAAGTGCCATACTCAAATACCGGTGATTGTTATGCAAGATATAAGCTTTATATGGAGGAGATGAGGCAGAGTGTAAAAATACTGCTTCAATGCGAGAAGCTTTATAGCACTTCAGGACCTGAAATTTTAGCTAATTCGCCTCAATTTGTAAGTGCCAGCAAAGAGCAGATAATGACACAAAACTACTCTTTGATGCAGCATTTTGTGCTGGTTACTCAAGGGCTTAAGGCAAAGCGCGGAGAGATTTATCATCCTACCGAGTCGCCAAAGGGAGAGCTTGGATTTTATATTTACTCTACTGCAGAGAGTAGTCCATATCGCTTGAAAATTCGTGCTCCAAGTTTTTTTCACTGTGCGCTTTACGAAGAGCTTTTAGTGGGTCAATATGTGGCTGACGTGGTTACTATAATAGGAAGTAGCAATATAATTTTAGGTGAAATCGATAGATGA
- a CDS encoding NADH-quinone oxidoreductase subunit C, with protein MREYQDRKNAQKKHYYKDSFYVAEQTKKFNAQESEFNEDLEALNSENLEILDSYIELGQFVVYVKSSENLKALRIFKSLGYEVLSEISAVDFVSKKGGFEVFYQLLSISNKKRARVKCFVKKGEMLKSVVEIYKSANWSEREMYDMFGIFIQNHPNLKRLIMPDDWHSHPLLKSYPLHGDEHARWYEVDKIFGREYREIIGPENRDSAKIDSKDTFNFGRIYHEVERGAEPRDEKILQEYQEDGGVAFVKRVKRNKSKILEKRP; from the coding sequence ATGAGAGAGTATCAAGATAGAAAGAATGCTCAGAAAAAGCACTACTACAAGGATTCATTTTATGTTGCCGAGCAAACTAAGAAATTTAATGCGCAAGAGAGTGAATTTAATGAGGATTTAGAGGCTTTAAACTCTGAAAATTTAGAAATTTTAGACTCATATATAGAACTTGGTCAATTTGTAGTCTATGTAAAAAGTAGTGAAAATTTAAAAGCCCTTAGGATATTTAAATCTCTTGGATACGAGGTTTTATCTGAAATTTCGGCTGTTGATTTTGTATCTAAAAAGGGTGGATTTGAGGTTTTTTATCAGCTCTTATCGATATCAAACAAAAAGAGAGCTCGAGTAAAGTGCTTTGTAAAAAAGGGCGAGATGCTTAAAAGTGTGGTTGAAATTTATAAAAGTGCCAATTGGTCGGAGCGAGAGATGTATGATATGTTTGGAATTTTTATACAAAACCATCCTAATTTAAAACGTCTTATAATGCCTGATGATTGGCATTCGCACCCTCTTTTAAAGAGCTATCCGTTGCATGGAGATGAGCATGCCAGATGGTATGAGGTTGATAAAATTTTCGGTCGTGAATATCGCGAGATAATAGGTCCTGAGAATAGAGATAGTGCCAAAATAGACAGCAAAGATACTTTTAACTTTGGGCGAATTTATCACGAGGTTGAGCGTGGAGCTGAGCCAAGAGACGAGAAAATTTTACAAGAGTATCAAGAAGATGGTGGCGTAGCCTTTGTTAAGCGCGTAAAACGCAATAAAAGTAAAATTTTAGAAAAAAGACCTTAG
- a CDS encoding NADH-ubiquinone oxidoreductase subunit E family protein, with protein MKRVDLRHLRGEFLSELSNQAKRLNDGEVCIFLFEPVEFDNIEKSVNLIREEGCELMNSLKFNQVDWTIVVKKIKGQI; from the coding sequence ATGAAAAGAGTTGATTTAAGACATTTAAGGGGTGAATTTTTAAGCGAGTTAAGCAATCAGGCTAAGAGATTAAATGACGGTGAGGTCTGTATATTTCTCTTTGAGCCTGTAGAGTTTGACAATATCGAAAAAAGCGTAAATTTGATACGAGAAGAGGGCTGTGAGCTTATGAATTCGCTTAAATTTAATCAGGTGGATTGGACCATAGTCGTTAAGAAAATTAAAGGGCAGATATGA